The DNA window GTCGCGGCTCATGGCCTCTGTCATGGGGCCGGTGTTGCCCGCGATATCATTGGTGCCGCCCATGATATGCACGGCGCGGGGCCGCAGCGCGATCACATCGGCCATCATGCGCAGCAGCATCTGGGGCGTGGTCTGCCCGCCGATGCCGCGATTGACGCGTCCGGGCGTGAAAAAACCGGGGCGTTTGTCTTTCCACCCCTGCGTGATGCTGTCGCCCATAAAGACGATGCCGGTGGCCACGCCGCTGGCGATCAGCGCGCGATTGTCGTCGGCATAGCGGCCCAGCCAGGCAAAATCGCTGTGCAGGCGGCGGTCGGCCTCGCTTTCGGCCGGACATTCGGCCGCCTTTGCGGGCATGGCCGCGCTCAGCGGCAGGGCAGCGGCCATGCCCATCATCGCGCGGCGGTTGAGGGTGGCTGTCATATCCTGTCCATCCAGTCGCAAGGCGTTGCCGCAAGATCGGCGCCGGGCGTAGCGCCGCGCGCATCGAATGTCATATGGCTGCGGCCCGGCGCATAGGCGGGCCATGCCGGTTTGCCCGCAACTGCGGGTTTCCCGCTCTGGGCAAATGCCAGCCAGTAATCCTGCAGGGTGATGGCGGGGCCAAAGCTCTTGTTCTCCATCACATAGCCGATCTCGGCGGCATGGAAGCTGCGCCCGCCATCGGGCGCCAGATCGAATTCATAGCGCCAGACCGGCCATCCCAACCCGGACAGCAGGTCGGACAGCCTGCCGGCGGGGCAGCGGAACAGAATGTCCGTGGCGATACGCAGATCGCGATCGCCCAGCCTTGGGTCTGCCGCGGGATCGGGCGCGTCGAGGCGGTAGAAGGCGCGGGCCTTGTCGGTCTGGGCGCCAAAGGCATCGTCCACATCGGCATCGCGATGGGGGCGTCCACCGGGCAGGCCGAATTCGGCACGGTTCGATCCGATGATGACCGGGCGCGCGGGCGCCTCCTGCAGCAGAGCGCGGGGATCGCGGGGCAGGACGGCGCCATCGATGGTGGCGCGCAGCCAGAGGAAATCGTCATGCTGCAGGGCCGGATCATGCAGCGCCTTGTCGGCCTCCAGCAGGGCATGAGCCGATGCGGCGCGCAAGGGGGCGATGCCGCCGCCGGTCCCCAGCACGGCGTCAAGCTGGTCGCCAAGGCGCAGGGCCTGATCGAGCGGGCGCCAGGTCAGGCCGAAGGAGGGGGTTCCGCTTTCCAGAATAGCGCGGATGAACAGGCCTTTGGTCTCCGGTGCGGCCAGCAGCAGGCCAACATCCTGCGCTCCTGCCGATTCCCCGAAGATGGTGACATTGGCCGGATCGCCGCCAAAGCGCGCGATGTTGGCCTGCACCCAGCGCAGGGCCGCGATCTGGTCCATCAACCCGTAATTGCCGGTATGGCCGCCCTGCTCGGCGGCCAAAGCGCGATGCGGCAGATTGCCCAGCAGGCCGAGCCGGTACTGCACCGCCACCAGCACCACACCGCGCCGCACCAGCGAGGCCCGCACCGTCTCGCCCGCCGAGCCCGCCCGGTTGCTGCCGCCGTGTATCCACACCATCACCGGCCGTTTCCCGGCCAGAGCGGGGGTGGCGACATCCAGCGTCAGGCAATCCTCGCTGGCGCGCACATAGTCGGCGTGGTTCCAGCCATAGTCGTTTTGCAGGCAGGAGGGGCCGGGCCGGGCGGCATCGCGCTGGCCCTGCCATGGCACCACCGGGGCAGGCGGGCGCCAGCGCAGATCGCCCAGCGGCGGGGCGGCAAAGGGGATGGCGCGGAACAGCAGCGTGCCGTGATCATCCACGGTGCCCGCGATGGTGCCACCTGTCACAGCCGCTGTGGGCGGCGCGGCCTGTGCCGCCCCCGCCCACAACATGGTCGCTGCCAGCAGGGCCGTGGCGCGTTTCATCACTGGCCTGCCTCGGCGTCCGTCACGTTCCAGCCGCGCAGGCTGACGTGCGGGGCGGGGCCGCTGCGGGCGGGATAGCGGATGGTGACCACCTGCGTCTGCCCGCCGAGCAGGGAGAGATAATTGTCGCTGTAATAGGCGGGCAGGATGCGTTGCCCCTGCGCGTCGAGCAGCGTCAGCTTGGCGGCCAGCGCCGGGGTGGTGGCGGGGTTGGTCAGCGTAACGCGCAGCTCCTGCTCCTGCCCGATGGTGACGGGGGCGGCGACGTCCGCCTTCATGGCCACGGCTGGCAGGTCATTGAGCGCGCGATAGCTGCTTTCATCCTTGCCGCGCCAATAGAGGTTGGAGGACAGGACGTGCCCGCTGCGGTCCGTCAGGCTCTGGCTGACCAGCACCATCGGATGCTGGGCCAGCAGGGCGCCCAGCGGCAGGGCGGGCAGCAGCGTGTCGCGATTGACCAGAGCATCCAGCCTGTCGCGGCGGGCGAAGAGTTCCTTGCCGTCCAGCCCCAGAATGCGGGTGGTGGCGGTCAGACCCGGCGCATTGTCGCGCGTGGTGTTGATGACGACCACCTCATTGCCGGGCAGGTTGATCTGCACATGCAGCGGCTCGGCGGCCTTGGCGATGCCGTAATAGGCGGCATGGGTGTCATAGTCCGAGCTGTAGATCTGCCAGGCGTTGGAGGTCCATGCCGGATGGGTCATCCACAGCAGGCGGCCCGAATTGCGGGACCAGAGATGGCCCAGAAAGCCCTCGAACATCGCCTTGTGGCCTTCCAGATTCATCATCTGGGCCTTGCGCTCGAAATCCTCGAAGCTGGTGGCGGGGCCAAAGCGGCGCTCAAGGCTCTGCATAAAGGTTTTGGTGTCGCCATTGCCGGAAAAATGCCAGTCGTGAT is part of the Novosphingobium sp. genome and encodes:
- a CDS encoding carboxylesterase family protein — encoded protein: MKRATALLAATMLWAGAAQAAPPTAAVTGGTIAGTVDDHGTLLFRAIPFAAPPLGDLRWRPPAPVVPWQGQRDAARPGPSCLQNDYGWNHADYVRASEDCLTLDVATPALAGKRPVMVWIHGGSNRAGSAGETVRASLVRRGVVLVAVQYRLGLLGNLPHRALAAEQGGHTGNYGLMDQIAALRWVQANIARFGGDPANVTIFGESAGAQDVGLLLAAPETKGLFIRAILESGTPSFGLTWRPLDQALRLGDQLDAVLGTGGGIAPLRAASAHALLEADKALHDPALQHDDFLWLRATIDGAVLPRDPRALLQEAPARPVIIGSNRAEFGLPGGRPHRDADVDDAFGAQTDKARAFYRLDAPDPAADPRLGDRDLRIATDILFRCPAGRLSDLLSGLGWPVWRYEFDLAPDGGRSFHAAEIGYVMENKSFGPAITLQDYWLAFAQSGKPAVAGKPAWPAYAPGRSHMTFDARGATPGADLAATPCDWMDRI
- a CDS encoding GDSL-type esterase/lipase family protein, with product MTATLNRRAMMGMAAALPLSAAMPAKAAECPAESEADRRLHSDFAWLGRYADDNRALIASGVATGIVFMGDSITQGWKDKRPGFFTPGRVNRGIGGQTTPQMLLRMMADVIALRPRAVHIMGGTNDIAGNTGPMTEAMSRDTIAAMTTLARANGLRVLLASIPPASHYPWRPGLDTRTPIAALNGWMRDYAAQAGLDWIDYHEVLDDGAGGMKPGLSYDNVHPTEAGYDAMAGLLTPRLATLGL